In the genome of Halictus rubicundus isolate RS-2024b chromosome 9, iyHalRubi1_principal, whole genome shotgun sequence, one region contains:
- the LOC143356983 gene encoding uncharacterized protein LOC143356983 → MTVRLGQSNIIRCLVFVTILTTGLATFGKEHVHIRIHVPEIVQHDEKKVIKYEEHDDHHGGGGGGGYGGGGGGHGGEDHGGGGFGGGHGGGGGHGGGFGGGHGGGFGGGGGHGGGYGGGGFDDHHGGGGGFGGGGGHGGGFGGGGGFGDHHGGGGFGGGGGHGGGGGYGGGGGHGGGGGAIIIEDHHGGGGFGGGGGFGGGGGHGGGGYGGGGGHGGGGGGAIILEDHHGGGGGGGGFGGGHGGGFGGGGGHGGGFGGGGGHGGGIIIEDHHGGGGFGGGGGYGGGGGGGFDHHGGGGFGGGGGHGGGGGGHGGGFGGGHGGGFGGGGGHGGGFGGGHGGGFGGGGGHGGGFGGGGGHGGGFGGGGGDHHSFGSSGYGGGGGGFSSGFGSSGHGGGGGFDSYSSGHGGGGGGGGGHGGFSGYHKKK, encoded by the exons ATGACAGTCAGACTTGGCCAGAGCAATATT ATAAGATGCCTGGTCTTCGTGACAATATTGACCACAGGATTAGCGACGTTCGGCAAAGAACA CGTGCACATAAGGATCCATGTACCGGAGATAGTCCAGCACGATGAGAAGAAGGTCATCAAATACGAAGAGCACGATGACCACCATGGTGGCGGCGGCGGAGGTGGATAtggcggaggaggaggtggCCATGGTGGAG AAGATCATGGTGGTGGAGGATTTGGAGGTGGTcatggaggaggaggaggtcatGGTGGAGGATTTGGAGGTGGTCATGGTGGAGGATTTGGAGGAGGTGGAGGCCATGGAGGAGGATACGGCGGAGGAG GCTTCGACGACCACCATGGCGGCGGAGGCGGAtttggaggaggaggaggtcatGGCGGCGGATTCGGAGGTGGTGGAGGCTTCGGTGACCACCATGGAGGCGGAGGATTCGGTGGAGGAGGTGGTCATGGTGGTGGCGGAGGATACGGTGGAGGAGGTGGTCATGGTGGTGGCGGAGGAGCAATCATCATAGAAGATCACCATGGCGGCGGAGGATTTGGAGGTGGCGGAGGATTCGGAGGTGGTGGAGGTCATGGAGGTGGAGGATATGGTGGAGGAGGTGGCCATGGCGGTGGTGGAGGAGGCGCCATAATTCTAGAAGATCATCATGGCGGTGGAGGAGGTGGTGGTGGATTTGGTGGAGGCCATGGAGGCGGATTCGGAGGAGGTGGTGGCCATGGAGGTGGATTTGGAGGCGGTGGAGGTCATGGAGGAGGAATAATTATTGAAGACCACCATGGTGGCGGAGGTTTCGGAGGAGGAGGTGGCTATGGTGGCGGCGGAGGTGGAGGATTCGATCATCATGGCGGAGGAGGCTTTGGCGGAGGAGGAGGTCATGGAGGTGGTGGTGGAGGTCATG GTGGTGGATTTGGAGGTGGTCATGGAGGAGGATTCGGAGGTGGCGGAGGCCATGGAGGAGGATTCGGAG GAGGCCATGGAGGCGGATTCGGAGGAGGTGGTGGCCATGGAGGTGGATTTGGAGGCGGTGGGGGCCATGGAGGAGGATTTGGAGGTGGCGGTGGTGATCACCACTCTTTTGGTAGCAGCGGCTatggcggtggtggtggcggaTTTTCATCAGGCTTTGGAAGCAG TGGTCATGGTGGAGGCGGCGGTTTCGATTCCTATTCGAGTGGTCATGGGGGCGGCGGAGGCGGTGGCGGTGGTCATGGTGGTTTCTCGGGCTACCACAAGAAGAAATAA